From Leopardus geoffroyi isolate Oge1 chromosome B4, O.geoffroyi_Oge1_pat1.0, whole genome shotgun sequence, a single genomic window includes:
- the TESPA1 gene encoding protein TESPA1, with translation MEGSVLSPTSWEKRRAWLRQSRHWQTQVLEEEAGAVLQDVSDPEPSSLDDVFQEGNPISKIEDWLQDCGYSEEGFFEETGQSGYSGCLSHGTSFEDDLTLGAEATLLAAHGKVFSRSLLETARPFQLLDLGCSLASSSMTSGTNKTSSSISEILDKVQEDAEDILFSLGFGQEDHKDSSRIPARFFTTPSQAKGIDFQLFLKAQVRRVETEDPCLMLASRFKQVQTLAVTADAFFCLYSYVSKTPIQKFTPSHMFWNCNPDVPSIKILAPQPEPHSPRERLRKAISKMCLYTCPRDRLSAPHNITKKNSLDQVVWEVMDRVRGDKLVFQQDLGFGPGSEEEDPVPPTRDTKLPTSSGPRALCHKEETQQGISTMQTPSQTLDSNPEATCCTHSLPKADLQWSTDPAQVKRELWGLQATSKEVHLAKDAAFWKRKSRARKSLFQENPMSRMVKSLDLSIIQQSQERPALHPSLTQQLQDTCDLEDMRGLGAGERLAEKGFVFLPLGKGNPGSLSSPDIPILELHSETFGSRLMEKD, from the exons atggagggctctgtgctgagccccacGTCCTGGGAGAAGCGGCGGGCCTGGCTCCGGCAGAGCCGCCACTGGCAGACCCAGGTCTTGGAAGAGGAGGCCGGGGCTGTCCTGCAAGATGTCTCAGATCCTGAGCCTTCCAGCCTGGATGACGTTTTCCAGGAAG GGAATCCAATCAGTAAGATTGAAGACTGGCTACAGGACTGCGG GTACTCTGAAGAAGGGTTTTTTGAGGAAACAGGACAGTCAGGCTACAGTG GGTGCCTCAGCCATGGAACCAGCTTTGAAGATGATTTGACCCTAGGAGCAGAGG CCACACTGCTGGCCGCCCATGGCAAAGTCTTCTCCAG GAGTCTCCTGGAGACAGCCCGGCCCTTCCAGCTACTGGATCTTGGCTGCAGTTTGGCTTCCAGCAGCATGACCAGTGGGACCAACAAGACTAGTTCAAG CATCTCTGAGATTCTGGACAAGGTGCAAGAAGATGCAGAAGACATCCTCTTCAGTCTGGGCTTTGGCCAAGAGGACCACAAGGACAGTTCTCGGATTCCTGCCCGATTTTTCACTACCCCTTCTCAGGCCAAAGGCATTGATTTCCAACTCTTCCTGAAGGCCCAGGTGCGGAGGGTTGAGACGGAGGACCCTTGCCTCATGCTGGCCA GCAGGTTTAAGCAGGTGCAAACACTGGCCGTCACTGCTGATGCCTTCTTCTGTCTCTACTCCTATGTGTCTAAGACACCTATCCAAAAGTTCACACCATCCCACATGTTCTGGAACTGCAACCCTGATGTGCCATCCATCAAGATTCTGGCTCCACAACCTGAACCTCACTCACCCAGAGAGCGCCTCCGGAAAGCCATCTCCAAGATGTGCCTGTATACATGTCCCCGAGATCGGCTATCAGCACCCCATAATATCACCAAAAAGAACAGTTTGGACCAAGTGGTATGGGAAGTGATGGACAGAGTGAGAGGAGATAAACTGGTCTTCCAACAAGACCTTGGGTTTGGGCCAGGCTCAGAGGAAGAAGATCCTGTTCCTCCCACCAGGGACACAAAGCTGCCCACTTCTTCTGGTCCACGTGCTCTTTGCCATAAAGAGGAAACACAGCAGGGGATATCCACAATGCAAACACCATCACAAACTCTGGATTCGAACCCAGAGGCAACCTGTTGCACACATTCTTTGCCCAAAGCAGATCTACAGTGGAGCACAGACCCTGCACAGGTGAAGAGAGAGCTGTGGGGTCTACAGGCCACCAGTAAGGAAGTCCATTTAGCCAAGGATGCAgctttctggaaaagaaagagcagagcaAGAAAGAGCCTGTTTCAGGAGAATCCCATGAGCAGGATGGTTAAGTCATTGGACTTGTCCATCATCCAGCAGAGCCAAGAGCGCCCAGCACTGCACCCATCTCTAACCCAGCAGCTGCAGGACACTTGTGACTTGGAGGACATGAGAGggttgggggcaggagagaggctgGCAGAGAAAGGCTTTGTATTCTTGCCATTGGGTAAAGGGAATCCAGGCTCCCTGTCCTCGCCAGATATCCCAATTCTTGAACTACATTCAGAAACTTTTGGGAGTAGGTTAATGGAGAAGGATTAA